A region from the Aegilops tauschii subsp. strangulata cultivar AL8/78 chromosome 5, Aet v6.0, whole genome shotgun sequence genome encodes:
- the LOC120965144 gene encoding uncharacterized protein: MAFPVAVPRPRPILRLDRLHLTPIRAAAARTPVPQPLPDELQLVADVRSPHNHIRVADVSPRAAGHPLAGARLLLLDGPGNIHSVSFPRRPYCPLTSTYFDVFATLPPLLPRPSLAVLGFGAGSAARALLHFYPDISVHGWELDPSVIAVARDFFSLAELEKDHAGRLVIHVGDALEAEAVPGGFGGVLVDLFANGSVLPELQKADTWRQIGGMVAPGGRMMVNCGGGCVEAEEEGRDGEAVKDATLRAMAAAFGEGMVAVLSVDESWVAMTAPVAWASEEAAAWKARLPPELGHYIDMWNPYNGNGDK, encoded by the coding sequence ATGGCGTTCCCGGTGGCTGTCCCACGCCCGAGACCCATCCTCCGTCTGGACCGTCTCCACCTCACCCCCATCCGCGCCGCCGCGGCAAGAACCCCCGTTCCCCAGCCCCTCCCCGACGagctccagctcgtcgccgacgtccgctcCCCGCACAACCACATCCGCGTCGCTGACGTCTCCCCGCGCGCTGCCGGCCACCCCCTCGCTggcgcgcgcctcctcctcctcgacggCCCGGGCAACATCCACTCCGTCTCCTTCCCTCGTCGCCCCTACTGCCCCCTCACTTCCACCTATTTCGACGTCTTCGCCACCCTCCCGCCTCTCCTCCCGCGCCCATCCCTCGCCGTCCTCGGCTTCGGCGCGggctccgccgcccgcgcgcTCCTCCATTTCTACCCGGACATATCCGTCCATGGCTGGGAACTCGACCCCTCCGTCATCGCCGTCGCCCGGGACTTCTTCAGCCTCGCGGAGCTCGAAAAGGACCACGCCGGCAGGCTGGTCATCCACGTCGGCGACGCGCTGGAGGCCGAGGCCGTGCCGGGAGGCTTCGGCGGCGTGCTGGTGGATCTGTTCGCCAACGGGAGCGTGCTGCCGGAGCTCCAGAAAGCGGACACCTGGCGCCAGATAGGCGGGATGGTGGCGCCGGGAGGGAGGATGATGGTGAACTGCGGCGGGGGCTGCgtggaggcggaggaggaggggcgAGACGGCGAGGCAGTGAAGGATGCGACGCTGCGGGCGATGGCGGCAGCGTTCGGGGAGGGAATGGTAGCGGTGCTGAGCGTGGATGAAAGTTGGGTGGCGATGACAGCGCCGGTGGCGTGGGCatcggaggaggcggcggcgtggaaGGCTCGGCTGCCGCCGGAGCTGGGCCACTATATTGACATGTGGAATCCGTACAATGGCAATGGTGACAAATGA